The Syntrophorhabdaceae bacterium sequence ACATATCCCTTGTCTCAGAGGCACAGGATTACAGACTTGGTATAAATGATGAGATTAATGTGGATTTTTACTATCATCCTCAAATCAACAGGACCGTTGTTGTTAGGCCTGACGGCAAGATCACCCTTCCAATAAAAGGTGATTTCACTGCTGCAGGATTAAAACCAGTTGAGCTTGCAGCAGTCATTAAAAAGACATACTCAGATATTCTTAATGACCCTGTTGTGACCGTAAGTGTCAATAAATATTCATCAAAGATTTTTGAATTACAGAAGGCAATCACCAATGCCCCAAGAGGACAGGCAAAGCTTGTAACCATTGGCCCTGATGGCAATGTCTATCTTCCTATGCTAAAAGGCATAAAGGCATCTGGCAAAACAATAGATGAATTGAGAGATTTGATAAATAATGAATATCGTTATGAATTCAACAACCTAAGCGTCTCAATCCTTATAGAACGAATTGTTGGCAACAGGATTTTTATCTTCGGTGAGATACAGAGGCCAGGGCCAATCCCTGTGGATAAACCAATGACCATCATGCAGGCTGTAGCTGCCTCTGGAGGTGTATTACCCACTGGTTCCCTGGAATATGTAAAACTCATGTATTGGAATGAAAAAAATGAGCCTATCTTAAAGACAGTGAATCTTTTGAGTATAATGAATAATCTTAAGATTGAAGATGACATAATAATACCAAATAATAGTGTTATATTTATACCAAAGACTACTATTGCAAAGATGAACCAATGGGTGGATCAATACATAAGGCAGTTATTCTTATGGCAGGGAGAGAGCCTGGGATTCAGTTATGGGTTAGGTGGCAGAACCTATGCGACAGGCACAATAGATTAGACGGCTATATGGCAAGTATGTATATGGCACAAAAATATAATGAATCTTTATAGGAGAATATTATGGAAGGAAAAAAGCTCCTAACCGTAAGAGATATTTTATATATCTTTTTCAAAAATAAAATTTTGATAGTGTCTGTTTTTGCCTCGGCTGTCATCTTTTCCTCTTTTTACTGTCTTGTCACCCCTCCTGTTTATAGAGGTGAAACAAAGGTTTTGGTCAAGATGGGCAAGTCTAATTTTGCTGGTATGGAGGCAATGACAGAACAGAGAAATGTGCTTTTTCAGGAACGTTCGCAGAATATAAGGAATGAGATTGAGCTTATAAAGGGACAATATCTAACAGAAAAGGTCATAGCGAGACTTAAAGACAAGATAGAGCCATTAAGGGAAGATAAATCTATCATTGGCAGAAC is a genomic window containing:
- a CDS encoding polysaccharide biosynthesis/export family protein produces the protein MILLSPALSLIIINGCSTPATSTIARKHDGELVQLKDINDLPEGEKTKLRQNLVKEIREGLMKYRLSPGDMLEVMYHISLVSEAQDYRLGINDEINVDFYYHPQINRTVVVRPDGKITLPIKGDFTAAGLKPVELAAVIKKTYSDILNDPVVTVSVNKYSSKIFELQKAITNAPRGQAKLVTIGPDGNVYLPMLKGIKASGKTIDELRDLINNEYRYEFNNLSVSILIERIVGNRIFIFGEIQRPGPIPVDKPMTIMQAVAASGGVLPTGSLEYVKLMYWNEKNEPILKTVNLLSIMNNLKIEDDIIIPNNSVIFIPKTTIAKMNQWVDQYIRQLFLWQGESLGFSYGLGGRTYATGTID